A region from the Sphingopyxis lindanitolerans genome encodes:
- a CDS encoding PilZ domain-containing protein produces MESRESLSVDEEVAALSRSADRDSLFMQANLLLPGQPTPLVVRVRNLSAGGMLAEAVVRGVVEGAAVEVELRNVGFVPGRVVWVGEGKFGIAFDHVVDPQAVRRQVVQKMEVPPHISALDRPSYRRR; encoded by the coding sequence ATGGAATCGCGGGAATCGCTATCGGTCGATGAAGAAGTGGCGGCGCTGTCGCGCAGCGCCGATCGGGACAGCCTGTTCATGCAGGCCAATCTCCTTTTGCCAGGTCAGCCGACACCGCTCGTCGTGCGCGTGCGCAATCTGTCGGCGGGTGGCATGCTGGCCGAGGCGGTGGTGCGCGGCGTCGTGGAAGGCGCCGCGGTCGAGGTCGAATTGCGCAATGTCGGCTTTGTGCCGGGGCGCGTCGTCTGGGTCGGCGAGGGCAAGTTCGGCATCGCCTTCGACCATGTCGTCGATCCGCAGGCGGTGCGCCGTCAGGTGGTTCAAAAGATGGAAGTGCCGCCGCATATCTCGGCGCTCGATCGACCTTCCTACCGCCGACGCTGA